One genomic region from Muriicola soli encodes:
- a CDS encoding GumC family protein, which yields MELNTTERNSESFDFKEYLRKYTRHWKWILLSVLICLGIAFLVMRYDIPEYLAQASIRIKDSDSSSQLNVFQDLDVFANQDQSIVEDEILILKSRSYLKEVVRRLSLNRRIFVKGQIIDSEIYRDSPFNFNFIAPDSIIEAMSYEFHLRISSKETFGFSLDDSENFTSFQFGKTIETPAGELIITPNMEDIGDLYGNQYRIVISPVTRVAQNYKDRISILPEEKGSMVLGIYLRDPVLQRAKDVINTLIQVYNESTISDKKAIADKTSSFINDRINSLYAELSTVDQTAEEFKSDRRLPDIESQSSLNLSEGALYEGELQKTEIQLDIASSMRDLVNNTEGYELLPSNIGLEDLSIAETTLKYNELASTRKRLLESSSENNPVIRNLDQQLESLKANMSSSLSSMTNNLNLERNSLSKRLSNINSRLYSAPKNERTLRDITRKQETKEALYLYLLQKREESQIAFASAEAKIKTIDPAYSLTNGPVGMDKRIIYLGSILIGLLIPFSIIYVNDLLDTKIHNKLDLEKLAQDLPVLGELPKVGKRQKKIIQEEDRSILAESMRILRTNLDYLLKLKEGTDKKNNIIFVTSSVSGEGKTFLAANLGVVLANSGKKVAIVGADIRNPKLSTFVKENSSSSNQKQSESFDDRLGLTEFLFNKSLDPDDLITRIEVNKTKLDLVRSGKIPPNPAELLLSPRLESFFNSLSEDYDYVIVDTAPLLVVSDTLVISKYANYILYVVRAGKTEKKVIDFPIKLANEGKLKNFSFVINGVENSNLGYGGKYGYGYSSKKKSRWYQRA from the coding sequence ATGGAGTTAAATACGACAGAACGAAATTCGGAATCTTTTGATTTTAAAGAATATTTACGAAAGTATACTAGACATTGGAAGTGGATTTTACTATCTGTTTTAATTTGCCTTGGTATCGCTTTTCTGGTGATGCGTTATGATATCCCGGAGTATCTAGCTCAGGCAAGCATAAGAATAAAAGATAGTGATTCGTCTTCTCAATTAAATGTCTTTCAAGATCTGGATGTATTTGCTAATCAAGACCAGAGCATTGTTGAAGATGAAATCTTGATTTTGAAATCCAGATCTTATTTAAAAGAAGTGGTAAGGCGGCTGAGTTTAAATAGGCGAATCTTTGTTAAAGGACAAATTATTGACAGTGAAATCTATAGAGATTCACCATTTAATTTCAATTTTATAGCTCCAGATTCGATAATAGAGGCAATGTCCTACGAATTTCATTTGAGAATAAGTTCTAAAGAGACTTTTGGTTTCAGTCTTGATGACAGTGAAAACTTTACTTCTTTTCAATTTGGTAAAACAATCGAGACTCCAGCTGGAGAATTAATCATCACGCCAAATATGGAGGATATTGGTGACCTTTATGGTAATCAATATCGGATAGTGATTTCACCTGTGACCAGAGTTGCTCAAAACTATAAGGATCGAATTTCCATATTACCTGAGGAGAAAGGTTCTATGGTTTTGGGTATTTACCTACGTGATCCTGTTCTTCAACGCGCCAAAGATGTAATCAACACACTCATTCAAGTTTACAATGAAAGCACAATATCAGATAAAAAAGCTATAGCAGACAAAACCTCGAGTTTTATAAACGATAGGATTAATAGTCTCTATGCAGAATTGTCTACGGTAGATCAGACAGCAGAGGAGTTTAAATCTGACAGGCGCTTACCAGATATTGAATCTCAGTCTAGTTTAAACCTTTCCGAAGGTGCCCTATACGAAGGTGAATTACAAAAAACCGAAATACAATTGGATATCGCCTCCTCCATGAGGGATCTGGTCAATAACACAGAAGGATACGAATTGCTACCTTCAAACATCGGATTGGAGGATCTTTCAATTGCAGAAACGACTTTGAAATACAATGAATTAGCGTCTACCAGAAAACGCCTTCTAGAAAGTTCTAGTGAGAATAATCCTGTTATAAGAAATCTCGACCAACAATTGGAAAGTTTGAAAGCGAACATGAGTTCGAGTTTAAGCAGCATGACGAATAATCTGAATTTGGAACGAAATAGTCTGAGTAAGCGACTTTCCAATATAAATTCACGCCTATACTCTGCTCCCAAGAATGAACGAACACTAAGGGATATTACACGAAAGCAAGAAACCAAGGAAGCCCTATATCTATATTTACTTCAAAAACGAGAAGAATCTCAAATTGCCTTCGCTTCTGCTGAGGCAAAAATTAAAACGATTGATCCTGCCTATTCCCTAACTAATGGTCCAGTCGGGATGGATAAACGCATAATTTATCTAGGATCTATACTAATTGGATTATTAATACCATTTTCCATTATTTACGTGAATGACTTATTAGATACTAAAATTCACAATAAATTGGATCTGGAAAAATTGGCCCAGGATCTTCCTGTTCTAGGGGAGTTGCCAAAAGTAGGTAAAAGACAAAAAAAGATAATTCAAGAGGAAGATCGTTCAATTCTTGCTGAATCCATGAGAATTTTACGTACAAACCTAGATTACCTCCTTAAACTAAAAGAGGGCACAGATAAAAAAAATAATATCATCTTTGTGACTTCTAGTGTCTCTGGGGAAGGAAAGACATTCCTTGCTGCTAATTTAGGCGTTGTGCTGGCAAATTCTGGTAAAAAAGTGGCTATAGTAGGCGCGGATATACGAAATCCTAAACTATCAACATTTGTAAAGGAGAATAGCTCGTCGTCAAATCAAAAGCAATCAGAATCCTTTGATGACCGATTAGGACTTACTGAGTTTCTTTTTAATAAGTCTCTTGATCCAGATGATTTGATAACAAGGATTGAGGTGAATAAAACTAAGTTGGACTTAGTGCGTTCAGGTAAGATACCTCCCAATCCCGCCGAATTATTATTAAGTCCACGATTAGAGAGCTTTTTTAATTCCCTATCAGAGGATTATGATTATGTTATTGTTGATACTGCGCCACTTCTAGTAGTTTCTGACACCTTGGTAATCTCCAAATACGCAAATTATATACTATATGTGGTTAGGGCAGGAAAAACGGAGAAAAAGGTAATTGATTTTCCGATAAAACTTGCCAATGAAGGGAAGCTAAAGAATTTTTCCTTTGTTATCAATGGTGTTGAAAATTCTAATCTTGGCTATGGAGGAAAATATGGATATGGGTATTCATCAAAGAAAAAGAGTCGATGGTACCAGAGGGCTTAA
- a CDS encoding tyrosine-protein phosphatase yields the protein MFHIFLKKNFLIDHLKGFVDIHNHILPGIDDGAKTVEESMALIKEFELFGVTNFIATPHIMNDYYPNTPKTIENALTRLKSELLRKGQKHIALAAAAEHMIDGSFEKLLQEGKTMPLPSNYLLVEMSYLQPAINFKSAIVKCAQAGYFTILAHPERYVYLHQTPQVFAAYKDLGIKFQLNLLSLGNYYGRSVSRTAYDLLEKDAYEFLGTDVHSLRHIKALKEIQISTKSLQKILPLINRNIDNFY from the coding sequence GTGTTTCATATTTTTCTGAAGAAGAATTTTTTAATAGATCACTTAAAAGGCTTCGTAGATATCCATAATCACATTCTACCAGGAATTGACGATGGAGCTAAAACGGTGGAGGAATCTATGGCATTAATTAAAGAATTTGAATTGTTTGGGGTCACCAACTTTATTGCAACGCCTCATATCATGAACGACTATTATCCGAATACCCCAAAAACCATTGAAAATGCTCTTACTCGATTGAAGTCCGAGTTGTTGCGCAAAGGCCAAAAGCATATTGCCTTAGCTGCCGCAGCTGAACACATGATTGATGGCAGCTTTGAAAAATTACTTCAAGAAGGGAAGACTATGCCGCTTCCATCTAATTATTTACTTGTGGAAATGTCCTATTTACAGCCTGCTATTAATTTTAAAAGTGCCATTGTTAAGTGTGCCCAAGCAGGCTACTTTACTATATTAGCTCACCCAGAACGATACGTGTATTTGCATCAAACACCACAGGTATTTGCGGCATATAAAGATCTTGGAATAAAATTTCAATTAAACCTTCTGTCTTTGGGCAATTATTATGGCAGAAGTGTGTCGAGAACAGCATATGATCTATTAGAAAAGGATGCTTACGAATTTCTGGGTACGGACGTGCATTCTCTGAGACATATAAAGGCATTAAAGGAAATACAGATATCAACAAAGAGCTTACAAAAAATATTACCTCTGATCAACCGAAACATCGATAACTTTTATTAA
- a CDS encoding 4'-phosphopantetheinyl transferase family protein — MKQSNKSDILCNSVHLSTINIGIDTEDCEPIRLYKIKIASYVPLVSDAKLYLTKSERERSNKYRFEEDKHRFIICRILLKLLLVERTGLTINKIKLESSVNQKPFIPSYPSIHFNVSHAGAYGLIAIANCPVGIDIEYLNDQFDFMEILPNVFGAKEIDSIINAENEVYAFYKYWTRKEAIVKASGKGLDSETVKIPTLDGLHTVDSSLIGNLKKIHVRSFDVDENHIGAIAFQNNNYAQRRLFFAPLPKFKSD; from the coding sequence ATGAAGCAGAGTAACAAGTCTGATATTTTGTGCAATTCAGTACATTTATCTACGATAAACATCGGCATTGATACAGAGGACTGTGAACCAATACGTTTGTACAAAATAAAAATTGCATCGTATGTTCCATTGGTAAGCGATGCCAAGTTATATTTAACAAAATCTGAGCGTGAACGTTCAAATAAATATCGTTTTGAAGAAGACAAGCATAGATTTATAATTTGCAGAATACTATTAAAACTCCTTCTTGTTGAACGAACAGGATTGACTATCAATAAAATAAAGCTGGAGTCATCTGTCAATCAAAAGCCTTTTATACCATCATATCCTTCTATTCATTTCAATGTCTCTCACGCGGGCGCTTATGGATTAATTGCTATAGCTAACTGCCCGGTTGGTATTGACATTGAATATTTGAATGATCAATTTGATTTTATGGAAATTTTACCCAACGTATTCGGTGCTAAAGAAATAGATTCCATAATTAATGCTGAAAATGAGGTATATGCCTTTTATAAGTACTGGACAAGAAAAGAGGCTATCGTCAAAGCATCAGGTAAGGGACTTGATAGTGAGACTGTAAAAATACCTACTTTGGACGGTTTGCATACTGTAGATTCATCATTAATAGGTAATCTTAAAAAAATACATGTCCGGAGCTTTGATGTTGATGAAAATCATATTGGAGCAATAGCCTTTCAAAATAATAATTACGCACAAAGGAGACTTTTTTTTGCTCCGTTGCCAAAATTTAAGTCAGATTAA
- a CDS encoding non-ribosomal peptide synthetase, with product MKETKDLVKSKFNPFDGPTIERVMHINQSQAEIWVACQIGEDEANRGYNESVSLILKGELQLNILEQSVNEIIQRHQCLRAVFSADGRFMSVLQQIPQKLYFKDLSTLPENKKEEEVEQFLLQEANHIFDLVKGPLARYSLLKLSNQTYRFTLTAHHIVCDGWSIGIFLEELGALYSAKVLNRMPQLPEPIVFESYIDLEQKFLKSDSFKLTENFWLKQFKSPIPQVTLPTDNPRPKLRTYKSARLDFPIEKELLNALKATGVRHGCSFVTTLLAAFEIFLFRQTGQSDVIVGLPAAGQAATGMMQLIGHCVNLLPLRSKIDPNISFSTYLKERKPSLFDAYDHQQFSFGQLLQKLNVSRDPSRVPLVPVVFNIDFGMTSNVSFAGLDYELISNPRTFESFELFLNAMGSEEELILEWSYNSTLFSSESVEQMMGSFKEVLNRITDNPDIAIGDLTEVDNQSFNKLNDTSVTYPDIPLHELISKQAKVFSNKEAIKFGHEVITYEELEKKVNQLSQNLIEHGVQPMDHVAVALPRSIELVVTLLSIMKCGASYIPLDPNYPSARLDFMLKDSESKFLITTKDFLKSFTTDSKVLSIEELFSSLAQYPNTPPNVSVDTGRISYLMYTSGSTGKPKGVMVTHKNLVNFLFSMMSEPGIEESDRLLSITTISFDIAGLEIFLPLLKGATLVMADDETAKDSRLLLELLENENITMLQATPTSWQMLLDVGWDRHLSIKAVCGGEALPLGLAKKILDRVNELWNVYGPTETTIWSSVKQIGKEDSVITIGHPIANTQLYILNEQGNLVPPNTIGEICIAGDGVSEGYWKRPELTNEKFISNPFNKTSVLYRTGDLGKLLLSGEVQCLGRIDQQVKIRGHRIELSEIEQVLDSLDDVNSSVVVVNNDLLVANIIPKNSEKISNDNIDHWKTYLKETLPAHMVPHRFVFMDEFPTTLNGKIDRKTLTNSILFKTDKQETADLTESEKIISTIWQDVLNIEKIDRHNDFFELGGHSLLAVRIMSQIEKQTGNRLPLAALLEYPTISKLAAYMNKEYISWDSLVPLNTNGSKNPIFIVHGANYNVLIFKTLAENLAEDQPVYALQAKGLSGEVEPHDSIEDMAAHYISEILSICPEKPINLAGFSMGGVIAYEMAKQLRAKGKVVKTLSLFDSYVYPNYYFKNPILKKFTWFLYAIAQLIFMVFNMFSSKKNFERRVQLLKIYFNGLFLRIRLGSEKQRQLQFNRTSRIDKMHNRAFMRYSIEPENMAVDLFRSSKNIYFAHDYKYLGWKQVAKGGIRKHTLPGNHSEMFLSPVVEEFANKLQEVLDNYEAE from the coding sequence ATGAAGGAAACGAAAGATTTAGTTAAGTCAAAGTTTAATCCATTTGACGGGCCGACAATTGAACGTGTGATGCATATTAATCAATCACAGGCTGAAATTTGGGTTGCTTGTCAAATAGGAGAAGACGAAGCAAATAGAGGCTATAACGAGTCTGTGTCTCTTATTCTCAAGGGAGAGTTACAACTTAATATTCTTGAACAAAGTGTAAACGAAATTATACAAAGACATCAGTGCTTAAGAGCGGTATTTAGTGCAGATGGTCGTTTTATGAGTGTTTTGCAACAGATTCCTCAAAAATTATACTTTAAAGATCTCTCCACGCTTCCGGAAAATAAAAAGGAGGAAGAAGTTGAGCAATTTTTGTTACAAGAAGCTAATCATATTTTTGATCTTGTAAAAGGGCCTTTAGCAAGGTATAGTCTTCTTAAATTATCTAACCAAACCTACAGGTTTACACTTACGGCCCATCATATAGTGTGCGATGGATGGTCTATTGGCATCTTCCTTGAAGAATTGGGTGCACTCTATTCGGCAAAGGTGTTGAACCGTATGCCTCAATTACCGGAACCAATTGTATTTGAATCTTATATAGACCTGGAACAGAAGTTCTTAAAGAGTGACTCCTTTAAATTAACTGAGAATTTCTGGCTTAAACAATTTAAATCACCTATTCCACAAGTAACCCTGCCAACTGATAACCCAAGACCTAAGTTAAGAACATACAAAAGCGCTCGCCTTGATTTCCCTATAGAAAAGGAACTATTGAATGCTCTTAAGGCAACAGGTGTACGACATGGGTGTAGTTTTGTGACCACACTACTCGCTGCCTTTGAAATCTTTTTGTTTCGCCAAACAGGTCAGAGTGATGTTATTGTGGGTTTGCCCGCCGCAGGACAAGCTGCTACGGGCATGATGCAACTGATAGGGCATTGTGTAAACTTATTACCCTTACGGAGCAAAATAGATCCGAATATTTCTTTCTCCACCTATCTTAAGGAACGTAAACCATCACTTTTCGACGCTTATGATCATCAGCAATTTAGCTTTGGTCAATTACTCCAAAAACTTAATGTCTCCAGAGACCCTTCCAGAGTTCCATTGGTTCCCGTTGTTTTCAATATAGATTTTGGAATGACTAGTAATGTTTCCTTTGCTGGTCTTGATTACGAGCTTATTAGTAACCCAAGAACTTTTGAATCCTTTGAGCTTTTCCTGAATGCAATGGGATCAGAAGAGGAGCTCATTTTGGAATGGTCTTATAATAGCACACTATTTAGTTCTGAGTCCGTAGAACAAATGATGGGTTCTTTTAAGGAGGTTCTGAATAGGATTACTGATAACCCGGATATAGCCATTGGAGATTTAACAGAAGTTGATAATCAATCTTTTAATAAATTAAACGATACTTCAGTTACTTATCCGGATATTCCTTTGCATGAGCTTATATCCAAACAGGCAAAAGTATTTTCTAATAAGGAGGCAATAAAGTTTGGACACGAGGTGATCACCTATGAAGAACTAGAGAAAAAGGTAAATCAGCTATCTCAAAATCTAATTGAACATGGCGTGCAACCTATGGATCATGTTGCAGTGGCTTTACCGCGTTCAATAGAATTAGTAGTAACCTTGCTGTCTATAATGAAATGTGGTGCCTCATATATACCGTTAGATCCAAATTATCCTTCAGCTCGCTTAGATTTTATGCTCAAAGATTCGGAGTCCAAATTTCTAATTACCACAAAGGATTTCTTAAAGTCGTTTACAACAGATTCAAAAGTTCTGTCTATTGAAGAACTGTTTTCAAGTTTGGCTCAATACCCCAATACGCCACCAAATGTTTCGGTTGACACGGGTCGCATTTCATATTTGATGTATACCTCCGGGTCTACAGGTAAGCCAAAAGGGGTAATGGTTACCCACAAAAACCTGGTAAACTTCTTATTTAGTATGATGAGTGAACCAGGAATTGAGGAATCAGACAGACTGCTTTCAATAACTACCATATCTTTTGACATTGCAGGATTAGAAATATTTCTTCCTCTATTAAAAGGAGCGACATTGGTAATGGCTGACGATGAGACGGCAAAAGATAGTCGTTTGCTGTTGGAACTATTAGAAAATGAAAATATAACCATGTTGCAAGCAACACCTACTAGCTGGCAAATGTTGTTGGATGTTGGATGGGATCGGCATTTATCAATTAAAGCGGTATGTGGTGGTGAGGCCCTTCCTTTGGGATTGGCAAAGAAGATATTGGATCGAGTAAATGAGTTATGGAATGTATATGGTCCAACGGAAACTACAATTTGGTCTTCAGTCAAACAAATAGGAAAAGAAGATAGTGTTATAACCATAGGGCATCCCATCGCTAATACCCAGCTATATATTCTGAATGAGCAGGGAAACTTAGTTCCTCCAAATACTATCGGGGAAATCTGTATTGCGGGAGATGGTGTATCTGAAGGGTACTGGAAACGTCCAGAATTAACCAATGAGAAGTTTATCTCTAATCCTTTCAATAAGACTTCGGTTTTATATAGAACAGGAGATTTAGGGAAGTTGCTTCTCTCAGGAGAAGTTCAATGCTTAGGTAGAATCGACCAACAAGTTAAGATCAGAGGTCATAGAATTGAATTGTCTGAGATTGAACAAGTTTTAGATTCTCTTGATGATGTAAATTCTTCCGTCGTAGTTGTAAATAATGATCTTCTGGTGGCGAATATAATTCCAAAGAATTCAGAAAAGATTTCTAATGACAATATTGATCATTGGAAAACCTATCTAAAGGAAACGCTTCCCGCCCATATGGTTCCTCATCGATTTGTTTTTATGGATGAATTTCCCACAACCCTAAATGGAAAAATAGATCGAAAAACATTAACTAATTCAATTTTATTTAAAACAGACAAACAGGAAACTGCTGATCTAACAGAATCTGAAAAAATTATTTCAACCATTTGGCAAGATGTCTTAAATATCGAAAAAATAGATCGTCATAATGACTTTTTTGAGTTAGGCGGACACTCGCTCTTGGCAGTCAGAATAATGTCGCAAATTGAAAAACAGACTGGAAATAGATTGCCCTTGGCTGCTTTATTGGAATATCCGACCATTTCAAAATTAGCGGCCTACATGAATAAGGAATATATCTCATGGGATTCTTTAGTTCCACTAAATACAAATGGAAGCAAAAACCCAATATTCATAGTTCATGGAGCCAACTACAACGTCTTAATATTTAAAACTCTTGCGGAAAATCTAGCTGAAGACCAGCCTGTATATGCATTACAGGCCAAAGGATTGAGTGGAGAGGTGGAACCCCATGATTCCATAGAAGATATGGCTGCCCATTATATCTCCGAGATTTTGTCAATATGCCCTGAAAAACCTATCAACCTGGCAGGCTTTTCTATGGGGGGTGTCATTGCCTATGAGATGGCAAAACAATTAAGAGCTAAGGGTAAAGTGGTTAAGACATTATCTTTATTCGACTCCTATGTCTATCCTAATTATTATTTTAAAAATCCCATCTTAAAAAAGTTTACCTGGTTTCTCTATGCCATAGCGCAATTGATATTCATGGTATTCAATATGTTTAGTAGTAAGAAGAATTTTGAGAGAAGGGTGCAATTACTTAAGATATATTTCAATGGATTATTTTTGAGAATTAGACTTGGAAGCGAAAAGCAACGCCAATTACAGTTTAACCGCACTTCAAGGATTGATAAGATGCATAATCGGGCCTTTATGCGTTATAGCATAGAACCTGAGAATATGGCTGTAGATTTATTTAGATCTTCCAAGAACATTTATTTCGCGCACGATTATAAATACCTGGGCTGGAAACAAGTTGCCAAAGGAGGTATTCGAAAGCATACTTTGCCTGGAAATCATTCGGAAATGTTCTTATCTCCTGTTGTTGAAGAATTTGCAAATAAGCTTCAAGAAGTATTAGACAATTATGAAGCAGAGTAA